GATATCTTTCGGCGCAGTCTCGAACTCTGTCTGGTCAGTCCGTCGGCGGTTCTGATGACGAGAGATCTTTTTACAGCCACCGGCGGCTTCGACGAATCTTTCCTCGTATGCGAGGATTACGACCTGTGGCTGCGCATTGCCGCAGATCATCCCGTCCATTTGATTCGGGAGCCGCTGGTGATCAAAAGGGGCGGCCATGCGGACCAGTTGTCCCGATCGACCTGGGGGCTGGACCGGTTTCGCGTCCGGGCGATCAAAAAGCTGCTCGAATCCGGGCTGCGGGGGGAAAAGAGGAGGTGGGCCATCGAGACGATGGCGCGCAAAGTAGAGGTTTTGGCCCAGGGAGCCAGGAAAAGACTGCGAGAAAGGGAAGCTTTACAGTACCAGGCCTTACTCACTGATTTTATTGGAGAACTAGATCATGATCGATCAGCAAATCCAGGACTATTGCCGGCTCAAGGGCTTTCACGAGCAAACGCTACAGCATTGGCTCAAGTTGAGTGAATCCGATCGGCAAGCCCTCGTTCACCTGGCGCAGACGCTCACGATCGGGGAGAATCATTTCAAGGACATTCTCGAATGGCTCGAAGAGATCGCGT
This region of Candidatus Binatia bacterium genomic DNA includes:
- a CDS encoding glycosyltransferase family A protein, encoding MPDLVSVIIPACNRWPMLREAVESVLAQSYRDFEIVVVDDGSEDGTAEKLPARYGSAVRVVAQAWRGVAAARNLGVRCSRGAYLAFLDSDDLWQRRKLEIQTGFMRRAPDCRICQTEEVWIRNGVRVNPRIKHRKPSGDIFRRSLELCLVSPSAVLMTRDLFTATGGFDESFLVCEDYDLWLRIAADHPVHLIREPLVIKRGGHADQLSRSTWGLDRFRVRAIKKLLESGLRGEKRRWAIETMARKVEVLAQGARKRLREREALQYQALLTDFIGELDHDRSANPGLLPAQGLSRANATALAQVE